A region of the Nocardia asteroides genome:
CCGAACCACGCCCAGCTGCCCCGGAGCACAGAAACACCGGTTTATCAGGACCGAACGGTCGGTGCGCTCGCAGTCACGCCCGCCCGTGCCGGCCGAGCCCGCGATATGCCCCGGCTAACCCCAAGTCAACGGGTCCAGATGCAAGAAGAAACGCTGACGCTCGGCGTCCAGATCAATGCCGTAGCGGTCGGCGAAGGCCCGGTCGGCGTGTTCGGCGCGCCGCTCGTCCTGCCATGACTCCCGCGAATTGGCCAGCAGGAGAGCGATATCGGCGTACGGGTCGGCGACACCGAGGCGGCCGAGGTCGATGAAACCCGCGACCGTGTACGTGTCCGGGTCGAGGACGATGTTGGGCAGGCACAGATCGCCGTGACACACCACGGCTTCGACGGACTCCTGGATCATCCTCGGCGCCAACTCGGTGGCCAGCCTGGTGAGCAGGACGGTGGGCGGGGTGTCCTGCTGCTCCTCGGGGAGGAATTCGGGATGGACCGCACCCCGGGCCACCACATCCTGGGCGATCGCGAACATCCGCGCCAAGCCTCGGTCGAACGGGCACTCTCCGGTGGGCACATCGTGCAGGCGTCGCACCGCGTCCGCGATGGACTCCCATGCGCGCGTGAGAGCGTCGGGGCCGACAGCGTCCGCGGCCACGCCGGGGATGGCGCTGGTGACCAGGCAGGCGCCGCCGTCGCCGGTCCGCCAGTCCAGCACCTGGGGACCGGGGATACCGTAGCCGCCGAGCCAGGCGATTTTGTCCCGCTCCAACTCCAGCGCCGTGACCCCACCGGGATCGACGCACTTGGCATAACGGGCGCCGTCGGCGGACCGGAACACCACGGCGTCGGACTCCCCGCCGACGACCGGCTCCCATCGGCGGTCGGGCGGCAAGGCGGCGCGGAAGCGGACGAGCGACTCGGACACGCCATCGACGGTAGCAACGCGGCTCGGGAGTGACCCACCTCGCAGACCTCTGGCAACCGAGATGTATAGTTGCCAAAAGCAACTAGTTGTCGTTGCCAAACAAATCTGCCGGTGGGGAACGTCGAGGTGATTGCCATGTCCGCAACCGCTCGCGAGCGCCCGGTCACAGCGGCCGAACTCGCGGCCGCCGACGAACTCGGTCAGCGGCTGGTCCGGTTCATGCGCGCTCTCAACCGGGCGAAGTGGCAGCCTGCCCGGCCCGGGCCGGACGGGCTGGAGCGACTCGCCTACTCCGTGCTGTTCTGCCTGGTGCACGAAGGACCACAGCGCGCGGGCAGACTCGCCGAGCTGCTGCACGCCGAGGCTTCGACCATCAGCAGACAGAGCAGATCGCTCGTGGCGCACGGCTTGGTGGAGCGTCGGGCCGACCCGGTCGACGGCCGTGCGTGCGTGCTGGCGGCCACCGAAGAGGGCGTTCGCGTCTTCGAGGAGAACCGGGCGCTGCGCAACCGGTGGCTGGCGGGCATCCTGGCCGACTGGCCCGCACCGGACCGCGATACCTTGACCGCTCTGCTCGACCGGCTCACCGCAGGAATAGAGACCACTCCCCGACACCCAGCCGATCCGAAATAGGGCCCATCCATGACGAATTCCACCACCCGGGCTCCGCGGAACCCGGACGCAGGCGCGGACACGTCACTGTCCCACCGGCAGATCCTGACCATCCTGTCCGGGTTGCTGCTCGGCATGTTCCTGGCCGCCCTCGACCAGAACATCGTCAGCGTCGCGATCGTCAGGATCGCCAACAGCCTGCACGGTTTCGACGAACAGGCCTGGGCGACCACCGCTTACCTGATCACCGCGACGATCACCACGCCGCTCTACGGCAAACTGGCCGATATCTATGGCCGTAAGCCCTTCTATCTCACCGCCATCGGCCTGTTCGTCATCGGGTCGGTGGCGTGCACTTTCGCCACGTCGATGTACCAGCTCGCCGCGTTCCGCGCGTTCCAGGGCCTGGGCGCGGGCGGATTGATGTCGCTGGCGTTCACCATCATCGGCGATATCGTCCCCGTGCGGGAACGCGTGCGCTACCAGGGCTATTTCATGATGGTCTTCGGTACCGCGACGGTGCTCGGCCCGGTGCTGGGCGGCTTCTTCTCCGACTACGAACAGCTCGGCGGCATCGAAGGCTGGCGGTGGGTGTTCCTGGTGAACGTTCCGGTCGGCCTGCTCGCCCTGCTGGTGGTGGCCAAAGTGCTCAACGTGCCGCACCAGCGCCAGAATCACCGGATCGACTGGTTCGGCGCGCTGACCTTGGCGATCGGCGTCGTGCCGCTGCTGATCGTCGCCGAACAGGGGCGTCACTGGGGATGGTCCGCGCAGCGGTCGCTGCTGTGCTACGGCATCGGGGCGGCCGGCCTGCTGCTGTTCGTCCTGGTCGAGTTCCTGATGAAGGATTCGGCGCTGATCCCGTTGCGCTTGTTCAGGAATTCGACCTTCAGCGTCACCATCGTGGGCGGGTTCATCGTCGGCGTCGCGATGTTCGGCGCGATCACCATGGTCCCGCAGTATTTCCAGGTAGTGCGCGGCTACTCGCCGACCAAAGCCGGTCTGCTGATGCTTCCCCTGGTACTCGGCATCACGATCGGCTCACAGCTGGCCGGACGGATCACCAAGGTGACCGGTCGCTACAAGATCCTGCCGGTGGCGGGCACGTTCATCGTCGCGGTCGGCGCGCTGCTGTACGCGCAGGTGCACTACGACAGCCCGCTGTGGCAACCCTTGGCCTACGGCGGCGTGGTCGGTTTCGGGCTCGGCTGTTGCATGCAGACGCTGATCATCGCCGCGCAGAACGCCGGACCCCGTTCGGACATGGGCGTGTCCACCGCGTCGGCCACGTTCTTCCGGCAAATGGGCGGCACGCTCGGCGTCGCGGTGTTCCTGACGATCCTGTTCAACCTGCTGCCGCACCGGATCATCGACGCGTTCGGCGGCGAGCTACCGCCCGGCTTCGGCGCCGACCAGCTCAGCGCCATGCAGGCCAACACCAGCGGCATCGCGGCGCTGCCCGAGCAGTTGAAGGCGCCCATCCTCACCGGCTTCACCGACTCCATGCACGGCGTGTTCTACGCGGCGGCCGGAGTCGCGCTGCTCGCTTGCTTCGTGCTGCTGTTCATGAAAGAGATTCCGCTGCGCGACGATCCCGTGCCCGTCGCGCAGGCACCGATCGAGGAGACGGAAGCCGCCGGATCGCACTGGGACGCGGATGAAGTCTGGGAAGGCGCCGCGCGGGCGCTGTCGGAACCGGAGCCGGTACTCGCCGCGGCGGCGAGCGGTTACGCCTCGGGCGATCCCGCGGGTAACGGCGCGCACCGGCGCGAGCCACGCGCGAACTTCGACGGCGCGGAGTACGAAGGCCGCTCACTCGGCGGCTACGTCCATCGCGAAGACGGCCGCGCGGTACCCGCTGCCGCGCTCACCCTGATCGACCACCACGGACGGCAAGCCGCCCGGACGAGCGGCGGCGCGGACGGCGGCTACCTCCTCGGGGCGCCGGACGCGGGCAATTACGTGCTGATCGTGTCGGCCGCCGGGCACCAGCCCGCGGCGGTCAATGTCGTCGTGGGCGAGCGGCCGCAGCAGGTCGACATCACGCTGCTCGGCTCCGGCGAGGTGTCCGGCGTGGTCCGGTCGGGCACCCTCGGCGAACCGCTGCCGGGCGCGACCATCACACTGACCGACCTGGACGGTGAGGTCGTCAGATCCGCGAGCGCGGCGGCCGACGGCGCCTATGTGTGCCACGGCGTGGTACCCGGCACCTACACCCTGGTCGCGGTCGCCGAGCACATGCGGCCCAGCGCGACCGCGCTCACCGTGCCGGACAGCGGGCTGCTGCACCACGACATCGAGCTCGCGCCGATGGCGGTGCTGGCCGGATCGGCGTGGTCGGATGACGGGCGGGCGGTCTCGGACGTGCAGATCAGC
Encoded here:
- a CDS encoding APH(3'') family aminoglycoside O-phosphotransferase, giving the protein MPPDRRWEPVVGGESDAVVFRSADGARYAKCVDPGGVTALELERDKIAWLGGYGIPGPQVLDWRTGDGGACLVTSAIPGVAADAVGPDALTRAWESIADAVRRLHDVPTGECPFDRGLARMFAIAQDVVARGAVHPEFLPEEQQDTPPTVLLTRLATELAPRMIQESVEAVVCHGDLCLPNIVLDPDTYTVAGFIDLGRLGVADPYADIALLLANSRESWQDERRAEHADRAFADRYGIDLDAERQRFFLHLDPLTWG
- a CDS encoding MarR family winged helix-turn-helix transcriptional regulator, giving the protein MSATARERPVTAAELAAADELGQRLVRFMRALNRAKWQPARPGPDGLERLAYSVLFCLVHEGPQRAGRLAELLHAEASTISRQSRSLVAHGLVERRADPVDGRACVLAATEEGVRVFEENRALRNRWLAGILADWPAPDRDTLTALLDRLTAGIETTPRHPADPK
- a CDS encoding MFS transporter, translating into MTNSTTRAPRNPDAGADTSLSHRQILTILSGLLLGMFLAALDQNIVSVAIVRIANSLHGFDEQAWATTAYLITATITTPLYGKLADIYGRKPFYLTAIGLFVIGSVACTFATSMYQLAAFRAFQGLGAGGLMSLAFTIIGDIVPVRERVRYQGYFMMVFGTATVLGPVLGGFFSDYEQLGGIEGWRWVFLVNVPVGLLALLVVAKVLNVPHQRQNHRIDWFGALTLAIGVVPLLIVAEQGRHWGWSAQRSLLCYGIGAAGLLLFVLVEFLMKDSALIPLRLFRNSTFSVTIVGGFIVGVAMFGAITMVPQYFQVVRGYSPTKAGLLMLPLVLGITIGSQLAGRITKVTGRYKILPVAGTFIVAVGALLYAQVHYDSPLWQPLAYGGVVGFGLGCCMQTLIIAAQNAGPRSDMGVSTASATFFRQMGGTLGVAVFLTILFNLLPHRIIDAFGGELPPGFGADQLSAMQANTSGIAALPEQLKAPILTGFTDSMHGVFYAAAGVALLACFVLLFMKEIPLRDDPVPVAQAPIEETEAAGSHWDADEVWEGAARALSEPEPVLAAAASGYASGDPAGNGAHRREPRANFDGAEYEGRSLGGYVHREDGRAVPAAALTLIDHHGRQAARTSGGADGGYLLGAPDAGNYVLIVSAAGHQPAAVNVVVGERPQQVDITLLGSGEVSGVVRSGTLGEPLPGATITLTDLDGEVVRSASAAADGAYVCHGVVPGTYTLVAVAEHMRPSATALTVPDSGLLHHDIELAPMAVLAGSAWSDDGRAVSDVQISVFDAAGVPTATARTDEHGRYVVTDLAEGDYTVVARGYPPVTSRITVSGGEVAHDVRLGYDLEDEETGKTPPIH